Proteins co-encoded in one Xiphophorus hellerii strain 12219 chromosome 10, Xiphophorus_hellerii-4.1, whole genome shotgun sequence genomic window:
- the LOC116727378 gene encoding uncharacterized protein LOC116727378 has translation MDPASRMVGLDPQANMVFTVVKPVMSIFQVSPEQGNNISQSGMGMQSLSENPLVLPQQAQGQAQLDQNHLEMHSTQPHVQPQMQATTQHQGEEVPQHQEVSANSSTNSESNTEMPFAEVSSLLDPNMKGSKARKYLISYDEIKRRLQAPEKMSLRSLAAYTRVSRGPASKKTLLESLNVLGLMPSTTTAVSSSFSKLTEGDTRALCEDMKDFSHDYIDYSNMAKQLIPEMNTVQHWSKIIETKNHLEDMRKCFKDPVNSGAFDNVTHGLGLGMLDVALDMIVMVIDQQIRILSGAAASDPVDSGLPSRRIRRRQRKLRSSDNERSRNICGGMREQGKVVLKSKGQARDRKKIRMESGNSEVVVSHAEQSKPDNVQNNVLTLVSVGYETVSSGMNAAGTV, from the exons atggaCCCTGCTTCCAGGATGGTGGGTCTGGATCCCCAAGCAAACATGGTTTTCACAGTTGTAAAGCCAGTTATGAGCATCTTTCAGGTATCCCCAGAGCAGGGCAACAACATATCTCAAAGTGGCATGGGCATGCAAAGTTTATCTGAAAATCCATTAGTCCTCCCTCAGCAGGCACAAGGTCAGGCTCAGTTAGATCAGAACCATTTGGAAATGCACAGCACTCAGCCTCATGTTCAGCCACAAATGCAGGCTACTACCCAGCACCAAGGGGAAGAGGTCCCCCAACACCAGGAGGTGTCAgcaaactcaagcacaaactcTGAGTCTAATACCGAGATGCCCTTTGCGGAAGTGTCTTCTCTCCTGGATCCCAACATGAAAGGATCCAAAGCTC GAAAATATCTCATCTCATATGATGAAATTAAAAGACGCCTGCAGGCCCCAGAGAAGATGTCCCTGCGGTCTCTGGCAGCATACACTCGGGTCAGCAGAGGCCCAGCCAGCAAAAAAACACTTCTGGAGTCACTGAATGTCCTTGGCCTCATGCCCAGCACAACCACCGCAGTATCCTCCTCCTTCTCCAAGCTCACTGAAG gtgaCACCAGAGCTCTGTGTGAAGATATGAAAGATTTTTCCCATGATTACATTGACTACAGTAACATGGCTAAACAACTCATCCCTGAGATGAACACAGTTCAACACTGGTCCAAAATTATTGAAACAAA GAACCATCTTGAGgacatgagaaaatgtttcaagGACCCAGTAAACAGCGGTGCATTTGACAACGTCACTCATGGCCTCGGTCTTGGAATGTTGGACGTTGCATTAGACATGATCGTCATGGTAATCGATCAGCAGATCCGCATCCTGTCTGGTGCAGCGGCGTCAGACCCCGTTGACTCGGGTCTGCCGTCTCGTCGCATTCGCAGGCGCCAACGCAAACTGCGTTCGTCCGACAACGAGAGATCTCGCAATATTTGTGGGGGGATGAGGGAGCAGGGGAAGGTCGTTTTAAAAAGCAAGGGACAAGCCAGAGACAGGAAGAAGATAAGGATGGAGTCAGGAAACTCTGAAGTTGTTGTGTCCCACGCGGAGCAGAGCAAGCCGGATAATGTTCAGAATAATGTCCTCACCCTGGTCTCTGTGGGTTATGAAACTGTCTCTAGTGGTATGAATGCAGCTGGAACTGTTTGA
- the LOC116727379 gene encoding rap1 GTPase-GDP dissociation stimulator 1 has product MGHPNVPLSYKQARAHRNKHINSRLQPYTPNDNLNNALGAIRVLGVELIEDELKPHLITVLANIREKKKGAAEQVVISGILPILALSLRSRGPLTLLTAKLVAELAKESVVRKGFGDAGLVTALLSVLTSTNEELLIYAARAISRMSYDSSKQQELLLRRGAVPRLVAILLRFPDKEALEEVCLMALCNLSGMAVAEEAGMIWERGVPVRPGECVFHGVSPHTCGFASSVTLIRVSQWGPGQYMVSIEDFQRCSSSFWNLHGNKRAVHWFPFFSLGSCSNMFKVIKFSTRNIPRTKSLKTRVFHTFL; this is encoded by the exons ATGGGGCACCCTAATGTGCCACTTTCCTATAAGCAAGCTCGGGCTCACAGGAATAAACACATAAACAGCCGGCTGCAACCCTACACACCAAACG ATAATTTGAACAACGCACTGGGTGCAATCAGGGTTCTGGGTGTGGAGCTGATTGAAGATGAACTCAAACCTCATTTGATCACAGTGCTGGCAAACATTAGGGAGAAAA AGAAAGGCGCTGCTGAGCAGGTTGTGATCAGCGGGATCCTGCCAATCCTGGCTCTGTCTCTGAGAAGCAGAGGACCTTTGACTTTGTTGACTGCAAAACTGGTGGCTGAGCTTGCCAAGGAAT CGGTGGTCCGTAAAGGTTTTGGGGATGCAGGCTTGGTTACAGCCCTGCTGTCAGTCCTGACCAGCACAAATGAAGAGCTGCTCATTTATGCAGCAAGAGCCATCTCACGCATGTCTTATGACAGCT CTAAGCAGCAAGAATTGTTGCTACGCCGAGGTGCGGTGCCACGCCTTGTTGCCATCTTGCTCCGTTTCCCTGATAAGGAGGCTTTGGAGGAGGTGTGCCTCATGGCTCTCTGTAACCTCAGCGGCATGGCAGTAGCAGAGGAGGCAGGTATGATCTGGGAAAGAGGAGTGCCTGTGAGGCCTGGGGAATGCGTGTTTCATGGTGTTTCTCCTCACACGTGTGGCTTCGCCTCTTCTGTGACGCTGATTCGGGTCTCTCAGTGGGGACCCGGCCAGTACATGGTCAGCATCGAGGACTTCCAGcgctgctcctcctccttctgGAATCTTCATGGGAACAAACGGGCTGTGCACTGGTTCCCGTTCTTCAGTTTGGGCAGCTGTTCAAATATGTTTAAGGTGATCAAGTTCTCAACCAGGAACATTCCTCGGACAAAGAGTCTGAAGACTCGTGTGTTCCACACTTTCCTGTGA